In one window of Desulfonatronospira thiodismutans ASO3-1 DNA:
- the tnpA gene encoding IS66 family insertion sequence element accessory protein TnpA: protein MQTKSQKYTPEERAGFWSAHINKWRQGSLTKAEYCRRAELSKHAFYYWCKKLGHTYSRKTQEENAIVPVPLKVVQEKTHTPLRLMVNSYQVDIPGDFQQEVLAKLVRTLEEIT, encoded by the coding sequence ATGCAAACCAAGTCACAGAAGTACACGCCTGAGGAGCGGGCCGGATTCTGGTCCGCGCATATCAACAAGTGGAGGCAGGGCAGCCTGACCAAGGCCGAATACTGCCGCAGGGCAGAACTGTCCAAGCATGCCTTCTATTACTGGTGCAAAAAGCTTGGGCACACCTATTCCAGGAAAACCCAGGAGGAAAATGCCATCGTGCCGGTGCCCCTGAAGGTTGTCCAGGAGAAAACCCATACGCCTCTGCGCCTGATGGTCAATAGTTACCAAGTGGATATCCCGGGTGATTTCCAGCAGGAAGTACTGGCCAAGCTTGTCCGTACTCTGGAGGAGATCACGTGA
- a CDS encoding transposase — MPRIARFIRNDRQTVYHVISRTALPGLPIKDTDKDYLLGLIKRLSRLYFVDVLGFAVMGNHFHLVARMHPEDEISNSDIIKRWQDYYGDKVEMPTDRMAEVKKRLCSLGAYVKDIKQNFTRYYNKKHRRQGFFWGGRFKSMIVQEGSTLVNLLAYVDLNPIRAGIVKKPENYRWSSLGYHTQTGNKDGLLDIDFGLKEWNELDPKEIVRKYRQFVYETGAVDAGKGKTIDQKVVEKARKKGYKISRTDRFRYRCRYFTDSGVIGGKDFVQEVFDQVKHLLGSKDERKFTPVGGVEGLYSMKRLGAS; from the coding sequence ATGCCCCGCATAGCCCGTTTTATCCGTAATGACCGCCAAACCGTCTACCATGTCATATCACGTACTGCCCTGCCCGGCCTGCCCATCAAGGATACTGACAAGGATTATCTGCTGGGGCTTATCAAAAGACTGAGCAGGCTTTACTTTGTTGACGTGCTGGGTTTCGCAGTTATGGGGAATCATTTCCACCTGGTAGCCCGGATGCACCCTGAGGATGAAATTTCCAACTCAGACATCATCAAGAGATGGCAGGACTATTATGGTGACAAGGTCGAGATGCCTACTGACCGGATGGCTGAGGTCAAGAAGAGGCTTTGCAGCCTTGGGGCCTATGTGAAGGACATCAAGCAGAATTTTACCCGGTATTATAATAAGAAGCACAGGCGACAGGGATTTTTCTGGGGAGGCCGGTTTAAGAGTATGATTGTCCAGGAAGGCAGTACTCTTGTTAATTTGCTGGCCTATGTGGATTTAAACCCTATCCGTGCAGGTATTGTGAAGAAACCGGAGAATTACCGCTGGAGCTCACTTGGCTACCATACCCAGACCGGCAATAAAGACGGCCTGCTGGACATTGATTTTGGCCTCAAGGAGTGGAACGAGCTGGACCCCAAAGAGATTGTCCGCAAGTACAGGCAGTTTGTTTACGAGACCGGAGCAGTAGACGCCGGCAAAGGCAAGACCATTGATCAAAAGGTTGTGGAAAAAGCCAGGAAAAAAGGCTACAAGATATCCAGGACTGACCGGTTCAGATACAGATGCCGGTATTTTACCGATTCCGGGGTTATCGGCGGGAAGGACTTTGTGCAGGAAGTCTTTGACCAGGTTAAGCACTTGCTTGGTTCCAAGGATGAGCGGAAATTTACGCCGGTTGGCGGTGTCGAGGGTTTGTACTCTATGAAGAGGTTGGGCGCTTCATAG
- a CDS encoding AbrB/MazE/SpoVT family DNA-binding domain-containing protein, producing MEAKAIKVGNRLAFIVPEPIAEKCGIFENTSVDISLRDDEIVVRPQRKKYILSELLAEITPDNIHKEVGSGEPVGQEML from the coding sequence ATGGAGGCAAAGGCAATTAAGGTGGGAAATAGATTGGCATTCATTGTACCTGAACCAATCGCCGAAAAGTGCGGAATTTTTGAAAACACCTCTGTTGATATTTCGCTAAGAGATGACGAAATTGTAGTCAGACCCCAGCGTAAAAAGTATATACTGTCCGAACTTTTGGCAGAAATCACCCCGGATAATATCCATAAAGAAGTAGGCAGTGGCGAACCTGTTGGACAGGAAATGCTTTAA
- the mazF gene encoding endoribonuclease MazF, translated as MYVPDRGHIVWLNFNPQTGHEQAGHRPALVLSPASYNGKTGLALFCPISNKIKGYPFEVMIKGHTSISGVALADQVKNLDWRARGLKFAASVDESILEDVIAKFEALLRSA; from the coding sequence ATGTATGTGCCTGATCGCGGTCATATCGTATGGTTGAACTTTAATCCCCAAACCGGGCATGAACAGGCAGGTCATCGCCCTGCACTGGTGCTTTCCCCTGCTTCATACAACGGCAAAACAGGACTCGCATTATTTTGCCCTATCTCGAACAAAATTAAAGGGTACCCTTTTGAGGTCATGATCAAAGGCCACACTTCAATCTCAGGTGTTGCCTTGGCTGACCAAGTCAAAAACCTGGATTGGCGCGCCCGTGGGCTGAAGTTTGCTGCTTCGGTGGATGAGAGCATACTCGAAGATGTTATAGCCAAGTTTGAAGCATTATTACGCTCTGCTTAA
- a CDS encoding site-specific integrase: protein MLDRQIQDYLEWMNNAGYAPWTMAQHSQILNRLLDFVVLNSIPWERTFARDTLQAFKDHVQVKYAGFVLRGFMRYLHQNGIICLPPGALPEGRGRSKLQRAQLPRLYEEYLQFYTQTRQVGKQQIYRVQGTLSALNDYLQNQGMELKDLDVLHMDAFLAERNRNFAPETRINQRSVLRGFLRYLLMRPGL from the coding sequence ATGCTGGACAGGCAGATCCAGGACTACCTGGAATGGATGAACAATGCCGGGTATGCTCCATGGACAATGGCCCAACACAGCCAAATTCTAAACCGGCTGCTGGACTTTGTGGTGCTAAATAGCATCCCCTGGGAGCGTACCTTTGCCCGGGATACCTTGCAGGCATTTAAGGACCATGTCCAGGTTAAGTATGCCGGGTTTGTCCTGCGCGGATTCATGCGCTACCTGCACCAGAATGGCATAATCTGCTTGCCGCCGGGTGCTTTGCCTGAAGGCAGAGGCAGGAGCAAGCTCCAAAGAGCCCAGCTGCCCAGGCTTTATGAAGAGTATCTCCAATTCTACACCCAAACCCGCCAAGTAGGAAAACAGCAGATTTACCGGGTCCAGGGGACTCTATCCGCACTTAATGACTACCTGCAAAACCAGGGCATGGAGCTTAAAGATCTGGATGTCTTACATATGGATGCTTTTCTGGCTGAGAGAAACAGGAACTTTGCTCCTGAAACCAGGATCAACCAGCGCTCGGTCCTCAGAGGTTTCCTGCGCTACCTGTTGATGAGGCCAGGTCTCTGA
- a CDS encoding Arm DNA-binding domain-containing protein produces the protein MPRQNLTPKFVTNPPKPTDKPKTDYFDTQVSGFILEVRSSGKATYYLRYRDVAGQLKQVKLGTPETLSLDGARSRVSLAPKNSPCLPEDYALFSLYE, from the coding sequence ATGCCGAGACAAAACTTGACCCCGAAATTCGTAACCAACCCACCTAAACCCACCGATAAACCCAAGACAGATTATTTCGACACACAGGTATCCGGCTTTATCCTGGAGGTAAGATCCAGCGGAAAGGCCACGTATTATCTGCGATACAGAGATGTTGCAGGGCAACTGAAGCAGGTAAAGCTTGGAACGCCTGAGACGCTTAGCCTTGATGGAGCCAGATCCAGGGTTTCCCTGGCACCTAAAAATTCTCCTTGCCTACCTGAAGACTATGCCTTATTCTCCCTTTATGAGTGA
- a CDS encoding Rpn family recombination-promoting nuclease/putative transposase — protein MSDTSKYHDHTFRAILGREPVARDFVRYHLPEEITRDMNLDTVKVSSRSYVSDNLKESMTDLVITLQLNTGEPAEIYILVEHKSDLDAWTKIQLFKYMNEVWQSFIQKKTGTLPIIVPLVFYHGTARWNYSLEFSDLFNLPSKHYRKYIPKFEHLLHEVPEINKKKAKTSITLEVFHLVLEYIFYPEKRDQIYEALELLFKGLDAKEAHEIFAILIKYLLIATDETPEEAEEKVKHLPKGGETVKTTAEVLRQEGYHEAIKEKPMWQKEAKVENSQENLIDVATEVYGPLPGSLYEKIKSIQSLENLRALNRKVIRTQSLEEFSELVNRAAQN, from the coding sequence ATGAGTGATACAAGCAAATACCATGATCATACTTTCAGGGCGATACTGGGACGAGAGCCCGTGGCAAGGGATTTCGTAAGGTATCATCTGCCGGAAGAGATAACCAGGGACATGAACCTGGATACTGTCAAGGTGTCCTCCAGGTCATATGTCAGCGACAATCTCAAGGAGAGCATGACCGATCTTGTGATCACCCTGCAACTCAATACTGGGGAGCCTGCGGAGATCTATATTCTGGTGGAGCACAAGAGTGATCTGGATGCCTGGACCAAGATCCAGCTATTCAAATACATGAACGAGGTCTGGCAGAGCTTTATCCAGAAGAAAACCGGAACCCTGCCGATCATAGTTCCTCTGGTCTTTTATCACGGAACAGCCAGGTGGAATTATAGCCTGGAGTTTTCTGACCTCTTTAATCTGCCGTCTAAGCATTACAGGAAGTATATTCCAAAGTTTGAACATCTCCTGCATGAAGTCCCGGAAATCAATAAGAAGAAGGCCAAGACCTCCATTACCCTTGAGGTTTTTCACCTGGTCCTTGAATACATATTTTATCCGGAAAAGAGAGATCAGATATATGAAGCTTTAGAGCTGTTGTTTAAAGGTTTGGATGCCAAAGAGGCTCATGAAATCTTTGCAATCTTGATCAAGTACTTGCTTATAGCCACAGATGAAACGCCCGAAGAGGCAGAAGAGAAGGTCAAACATCTTCCCAAAGGAGGAGAAACCGTGAAGACCACAGCAGAAGTATTAAGACAGGAAGGGTACCACGAGGCAATAAAGGAAAAGCCTATGTGGCAGAAGGAAGCCAAAGTGGAGAACTCTCAAGAAAACCTTATAGATGTCGCCACAGAAGTATACGGCCCTTTACCTGGCTCACTCTACGAAAAAATCAAATCCATTCAATCCCTGGAGAACTTAAGGGCTCTGAACAGAAAGGTGATCAGAACCCAATCCCTTGAAGAATTCTCTGAGCTCGTAAATCGTGCAGCACAGAATTAA